A single window of Paenibacillus sp. SYP-B4298 DNA harbors:
- a CDS encoding ABC transporter permease, with translation MFYTQLFWEYFKNYAKTRLTYRADFWIEVLSDLLFQGMNLIFILIVFQHTQSLGGWSQAEVVFVYGYFMIPYGIFTTFFNLWNFSERYIVKGEMDRVLTRPAHNLGQILLENMDPPSVIGSLVGAAIMWIAGAQLGLAFGLADVLMLALLVLGSVLVYAGIYIAITALSFYSDSPTGIVPLMYNIQNYGRYPVGIYNKVIRFILTWLIPFAFVGVYPASYFLQPGSGHESSLALLTPVIGLVFAGGALLFWNHGVKRYRGAGS, from the coding sequence ATGTTCTATACACAATTATTTTGGGAATACTTTAAAAACTACGCCAAAACCCGTCTCACCTACCGTGCGGATTTCTGGATTGAGGTGCTGTCTGACCTGCTGTTCCAGGGGATGAATCTGATCTTTATCCTGATCGTGTTTCAGCATACGCAGTCGCTGGGGGGCTGGTCGCAGGCGGAGGTTGTGTTTGTGTACGGCTATTTTATGATTCCTTACGGCATCTTTACCACCTTCTTCAATCTGTGGAACTTCAGCGAGCGGTATATTGTCAAAGGGGAGATGGATCGCGTGCTGACCCGTCCCGCCCATAATCTCGGACAGATTCTGCTGGAAAATATGGACCCGCCCTCCGTTATCGGCTCGTTGGTGGGCGCAGCTATTATGTGGATCGCCGGGGCACAGCTTGGCTTGGCCTTCGGTCTTGCCGATGTGCTGATGCTGGCGCTGCTGGTGCTTGGTTCTGTGCTGGTCTACGCAGGGATCTATATTGCAATTACGGCGCTGTCATTTTATTCGGACTCTCCGACAGGAATTGTGCCGCTGATGTATAATATTCAGAACTATGGACGCTACCCTGTGGGCATCTATAACAAGGTGATTCGATTCATACTGACATGGCTGATTCCGTTCGCCTTTGTCGGTGTCTATCCCGCGTCTTATTTCCTGCAGCCGGGCAGTGGGCATGAGAGCTCGCTGGCACTGCTGACGCCAGTCATTGGACTCGTGTTCGCAGGCGGGGCGCTGCTGTTCTGGAACCATGGCGTGAAGCGATACCGCGGCGCGGGATCGTAG